From one Brevundimonas sp. PAMC22021 genomic stretch:
- the mce gene encoding methylmalonyl-CoA epimerase, with product MIGKLNHVGVATPSIAESIRLYRDVLGATRIGEPFDLPAQGVKVCFVDLPNAQIELIEPFDDTSPIVGFLAKNPRGGQHHVCFEVEDITAAIAEMKAKGVTLLGTGEPRIGAHGTPVVFLHPREMGGVLVELMQTADGH from the coding sequence ATGATCGGCAAGCTGAACCACGTGGGCGTCGCCACCCCGTCGATCGCCGAGTCGATCCGGCTGTACCGCGACGTGCTGGGCGCGACGCGCATCGGCGAGCCGTTCGACCTGCCGGCGCAGGGGGTGAAGGTCTGTTTCGTCGACCTGCCCAACGCCCAGATCGAGCTGATCGAGCCCTTTGACGACACTAGCCCGATCGTCGGCTTCCTGGCCAAGAACCCGCGCGGCGGCCAGCACCACGTCTGTTTCGAGGTCGAGGACATCACTGCCGCCATCGCCGAGATGAAGGCAAAGGGCGTGACCCTGCTGGGAACCGGAGAGCCCCGCATCGGCGCGCACGGCACGCCGGTGGTGTTCCTGCACCCCCGAGAAATGGGCGGGGTGCTGGTGGAGCTGATGCAGACTGCGGACGGGCACTGA
- the scpA gene encoding methylmalonyl-CoA mutase, producing MTFPNFSSIRLDLSPTGEGQAREPWRTPEGLTVQPAYGPEALEGLEAQHGLPGFAPFMRGPYPTMYAGNPWTIRQYAGFSTAEESNAFYRRNLAAGQKGLSIAFDLATHRGYDSDHPRVTGDVGMAGVAIDSIYDMRTLFDGIPLDQMSVSMTMNGAVLPVLALYVAAAEEQGVPHAALTGTIQNDILKEFMVRNTYIYPPEPSMRIIADIFAWTAQETPKFNSISISGYHMQEAGASADIELAYTLSDGLEYIRAGVAAGMDVDRFAPRLSFFWAIGMNYFTEVAKMRAGRLLWAEAVQTAFSPKDPRSLSLRAHCQTSGWSLAAQDVFNNVSRTMVEAMAAAGGQTQSLHTNALDEALALPTDFSARIARNTQILLQQETGLTRVIDPWGGSFYVERLTHELAERARAHMAEVEALGGMAKAIEAGVPKMRIEESAARTQARIDTGQQTVVGVNRYLSDTPDDIPMLKVDNAEVRARQIDKLKRLRAERNEAETQAALGALTQGAHGKANLLELAVRAARAKATVGEISDALEAAFGRHVASVKTVSGVYAREAGRDPRFARAREMVATFVENDGGPPRILIAKLGQDGHDRGQKVVATGYGDLGFDVTAGSLFQTPAEAARDAVEKGVHAVGASSLAAGHLTLVPQLKAELEKLGRPDITIVVGGVIPPSDVQPLLEMGAAAVYPPGSAIADTAIDLIEKLNQRLGYAQPAPRREPA from the coding sequence ATGACCTTTCCGAACTTCTCCTCCATCCGGCTGGACCTGTCCCCGACGGGAGAGGGTCAGGCGCGCGAGCCGTGGCGGACGCCCGAGGGGCTGACGGTGCAGCCCGCCTATGGGCCCGAGGCGCTGGAAGGGTTGGAGGCCCAGCACGGCCTGCCGGGCTTCGCGCCCTTCATGCGCGGCCCCTATCCGACCATGTACGCTGGCAATCCGTGGACGATCCGGCAGTATGCGGGCTTCTCCACCGCCGAGGAGTCCAACGCCTTCTATCGCCGCAATCTCGCGGCCGGGCAGAAGGGCCTGTCGATCGCCTTCGATCTGGCGACGCACCGGGGCTACGATTCCGACCACCCGCGCGTGACCGGCGACGTCGGCATGGCGGGCGTGGCGATCGACAGCATCTACGACATGCGGACCCTGTTCGACGGCATTCCGCTGGACCAGATGTCGGTGTCGATGACCATGAACGGCGCGGTGCTGCCGGTCCTGGCCCTTTATGTCGCGGCGGCCGAGGAGCAGGGCGTGCCGCACGCGGCGCTGACCGGGACCATCCAGAACGACATCCTCAAGGAGTTCATGGTCCGCAACACCTACATCTATCCGCCCGAGCCCTCGATGCGGATCATCGCGGACATCTTCGCCTGGACGGCGCAGGAGACGCCGAAGTTCAACTCGATCTCCATCTCCGGCTATCACATGCAGGAGGCGGGGGCCTCGGCCGACATCGAGCTGGCCTACACCCTGTCTGACGGGCTGGAGTACATCCGCGCGGGCGTGGCGGCCGGCATGGACGTGGACCGGTTCGCGCCAAGGCTCAGCTTCTTTTGGGCCATCGGCATGAACTACTTCACCGAGGTGGCCAAGATGCGGGCCGGGCGCCTGCTGTGGGCCGAGGCGGTGCAGACGGCGTTTTCGCCCAAGGACCCGCGCTCGCTGTCCCTGCGCGCGCACTGCCAGACGTCGGGCTGGTCGCTGGCGGCGCAGGACGTGTTCAACAACGTCAGTCGCACCATGGTCGAGGCCATGGCGGCGGCCGGCGGCCAGACCCAGAGCCTGCACACCAATGCGCTGGACGAGGCGCTGGCCCTGCCGACCGACTTCTCGGCGAGGATCGCACGCAACACCCAGATCCTGTTGCAGCAGGAGACAGGCCTGACGCGCGTCATCGATCCCTGGGGCGGCAGCTTCTATGTCGAGCGGCTGACGCACGAACTCGCCGAACGCGCGCGCGCCCACATGGCGGAGGTCGAGGCGCTGGGCGGCATGGCCAAGGCCATCGAGGCCGGCGTGCCCAAGATGCGGATCGAGGAATCGGCCGCCCGCACCCAGGCGCGGATCGACACGGGCCAGCAGACGGTGGTGGGCGTGAACCGCTATCTCAGCGATACGCCCGACGACATTCCGATGCTGAAGGTCGACAACGCCGAGGTCCGCGCCCGTCAGATCGACAAGCTGAAGCGCCTGCGCGCCGAACGGAACGAGGCGGAGACGCAAGCCGCGCTGGGCGCCCTGACCCAGGGCGCGCACGGCAAGGCGAACCTGCTGGAACTGGCGGTGCGGGCCGCGCGGGCCAAGGCGACGGTGGGCGAGATTTCGGACGCGCTGGAGGCGGCGTTCGGCCGGCACGTGGCCTCGGTGAAGACGGTTTCGGGCGTCTATGCGCGCGAGGCGGGACGCGATCCGCGCTTCGCCCGCGCTCGCGAGATGGTGGCGACCTTTGTGGAGAACGACGGCGGGCCGCCGCGCATCCTGATCGCCAAGCTGGGTCAGGACGGTCACGATCGCGGCCAGAAGGTCGTGGCGACGGGATATGGCGACCTGGGCTTCGACGTCACGGCCGGCAGCCTGTTCCAGACCCCGGCCGAGGCCGCGCGCGATGCGGTGGAGAAGGGCGTGCATGCGGTTGGGGCCTCCTCGCTCGCGGCCGGGCATTTGACCTTGGTGCCTCAGCTTAAGGCCGAGCTGGAGAAGCTGGGACGGCCGGACATCACCATCGTGGTCGGCGGCGTTATCCCGCCCTCGGACGTCCAGCCGCTGCTGGAGATGGGGGCGGCGGCGGTCTATCCGCCCGGTTCAGCCATCGCCGACACGGCCATCGACCTGATCGAAAAGCTGAACCAGAGGCTCGGCTACGCCCAGCCGGCGCCGAGAAGAGAGCCCGCATGA
- a CDS encoding methylmalonyl-CoA mutase family protein: MTFPVPTPLEWREAAQKALKDLPIESLVHLDADGLAVRPLYAAASGVQPLSAPRPSDADGRAWDLRAPVEGDDPAAVNAAVLAELEGGAASVLLAGAVLDDSEPLRRALDGVAVELAPVALDAGIDGPDAANALAVAAKGAPRAKLRFHLDPIGAFAEAGGSPRSVDEHLMLAANTAQRHAGAYPEASFFLASGRVAHEAGGSIAQELAFAAASAVAYARAALEAGMTLERALAGTVVGLSVDQEYFDSLAKIRAMRLIWRSLTRALGWETPAVIEARSSRRMLAARDPWPNLLRLTAAGFAGGVGGADVVVLDGFTTASGRPEAFARRQARNTQLVLMEEASLGRVDDPAAGSWFLDSRTRELAEAGWAEFQMIEAEGGVIEALSGGVIQPRIARARALREKAYADGSAQIVGVTRFEDADPRPASTEALRPTASSVERVCEPLTPIRFAEPHEANAR; this comes from the coding sequence GTGACCTTTCCCGTCCCCACGCCGCTGGAATGGCGGGAGGCCGCGCAAAAGGCGCTAAAGGACCTGCCGATCGAAAGCCTGGTCCACCTGGACGCCGACGGCCTGGCGGTGCGGCCCCTGTATGCGGCGGCGAGCGGAGTGCAGCCCCTGTCCGCGCCGCGTCCATCCGACGCGGACGGTCGGGCCTGGGACCTGCGCGCGCCGGTCGAGGGCGACGATCCGGCGGCGGTCAATGCGGCGGTGCTGGCCGAACTGGAAGGCGGGGCGGCGTCGGTGCTGCTGGCCGGGGCGGTGCTCGATGACTCCGAGCCGCTGCGGCGCGCCCTAGACGGCGTGGCGGTTGAGCTGGCGCCCGTCGCGCTGGATGCGGGGATAGACGGGCCCGATGCGGCGAACGCCCTGGCGGTGGCGGCCAAGGGGGCGCCTCGCGCGAAGCTGCGGTTCCACCTCGATCCGATCGGCGCCTTCGCCGAGGCCGGGGGCTCGCCGCGCTCAGTGGACGAGCACCTGATGCTGGCCGCCAATACCGCTCAGCGGCACGCGGGCGCCTATCCGGAAGCGAGCTTCTTTCTGGCCTCGGGCCGGGTCGCGCACGAGGCGGGCGGGTCGATCGCGCAGGAGCTGGCCTTCGCCGCCGCCTCGGCCGTGGCCTATGCGCGGGCGGCGCTGGAGGCGGGCATGACGCTGGAACGGGCGCTTGCGGGCACGGTGGTCGGCCTGTCGGTCGATCAGGAGTATTTCGACAGCCTAGCCAAGATCCGCGCCATGCGCCTGATCTGGCGCAGCCTGACGCGGGCCCTGGGATGGGAGACGCCCGCCGTGATCGAGGCGCGGTCGTCCAGGCGCATGCTGGCGGCGCGCGATCCGTGGCCGAACCTGTTGCGGCTGACGGCGGCGGGCTTCGCCGGCGGCGTGGGCGGGGCGGACGTAGTGGTGCTGGACGGCTTCACCACGGCTTCCGGGCGACCGGAAGCCTTTGCCCGGCGACAGGCGCGCAACACCCAGCTGGTGCTGATGGAGGAGGCGAGCCTCGGCCGCGTGGACGATCCCGCCGCCGGCTCCTGGTTCCTGGACAGCCGCACGCGCGAGCTGGCCGAGGCCGGATGGGCCGAGTTCCAGATGATCGAGGCGGAAGGCGGGGTGATCGAGGCCCTCAGCGGCGGGGTGATCCAGCCGCGCATCGCCCGCGCACGCGCCCTGCGGGAGAAGGCCTATGCCGACGGATCGGCTCAGATCGTCGGCGTGACCAGGTTCGAGGACGCCGATCCGCGCCCCGCATCCACCGAGGCGCTGCGCCCGACCGCCTCGTCTGTCGAACGCGTCTGCGAGCCGCTGACGCCCATCCGCTTCGCCGAGCCGCACGAGGCGAACGCCCGATGA
- a CDS encoding acetyl-CoA C-acyltransferase has translation MSDPVVICSVARTPMGGFQGALSGVKATELGAVAVRAAVERAGVSADKVEQIYMGCVLSAGLGQAPARQAAIGAGLGQHVEATTVNKMCGSGLQAVMMAHDALKAETADVIVAGGMESMTGAPYVMAKHRGGARIGHDVISDSMYLDGLEDAYDTGKLMGAFAEETAAEYQFTRQAMDDYAVESLNRARAAATGAGFASEIVPVEVKTRKGVETVAVDEQPTKADPAKIPTLKPAFSKDGTITAANASSISDGAAAVVMTRQSTAEALGLPILARVVSHAAHAHAPGHFTTAPVPAMQKTLKKAGWSVDDVDLWEINEAFAVVPMIAMREMNIDHAKVNVNGGACALGHPIGASGARVLATLISALKARGGSKGVASLCIGGGEAVAMAVELA, from the coding sequence ATGTCCGATCCGGTCGTCATCTGCTCCGTCGCGCGCACGCCGATGGGCGGCTTCCAAGGCGCGCTGTCCGGCGTGAAGGCCACCGAACTGGGCGCCGTCGCGGTCAGGGCGGCGGTCGAGCGCGCGGGCGTTTCGGCCGACAAGGTCGAGCAGATCTACATGGGCTGCGTGCTGTCGGCCGGTCTGGGCCAGGCGCCGGCGCGCCAGGCGGCGATCGGCGCCGGGCTGGGCCAGCATGTGGAGGCGACCACCGTCAACAAGATGTGCGGCTCGGGCCTCCAGGCCGTGATGATGGCGCACGATGCGTTGAAGGCCGAGACCGCCGACGTGATCGTGGCCGGCGGTATGGAGTCCATGACCGGCGCGCCCTACGTCATGGCCAAGCACCGCGGCGGCGCCCGGATCGGCCACGACGTGATCTCCGACAGCATGTACCTGGACGGGCTGGAAGACGCCTATGACACGGGCAAGCTGATGGGCGCCTTCGCCGAGGAGACGGCGGCCGAATACCAGTTCACCCGCCAGGCCATGGACGACTATGCGGTCGAAAGCCTGAACCGCGCCCGCGCCGCCGCGACCGGAGCCGGCTTCGCCTCCGAGATCGTCCCGGTCGAGGTCAAGACCCGCAAGGGCGTGGAGACGGTCGCCGTCGACGAACAGCCGACCAAGGCCGATCCGGCCAAGATCCCGACGCTGAAACCCGCCTTCTCCAAGGACGGGACCATCACCGCCGCCAACGCGTCTTCGATCTCGGACGGCGCGGCCGCCGTGGTGATGACGCGCCAGAGCACAGCCGAGGCGCTGGGGCTGCCGATCCTGGCGCGCGTGGTCAGCCACGCCGCGCACGCGCATGCGCCCGGTCACTTCACCACCGCCCCTGTGCCGGCGATGCAGAAGACGCTGAAGAAGGCGGGCTGGTCGGTGGACGACGTGGACCTGTGGGAGATCAACGAGGCCTTTGCGGTGGTTCCGATGATCGCCATGCGCGAGATGAACATCGACCACGCCAAGGTGAATGTGAACGGCGGCGCCTGTGCGCTGGGCCATCCGATCGGCGCCTCCGGCGCGCGGGTGCTGGCGACCCTGATCTCGGCGCTTAAGGCGCGGGGCGGCTCCAAGGGCGTGGCGTCGCTGTGCATCGGCGGCGGCGAGGCCGTGGCCATGGCGGTCGAGCTGGCCTGA
- a CDS encoding acetyl/propionyl/methylcrotonyl-CoA carboxylase subunit alpha, which produces MFSKILIANRGEIAVRIIKTCRKMGIQTVQVYSEADAGSLAVEMADEAVLIGPAPAAQSYLLADKIVEAVRQTGAQAVHPGFGFLSENAGFARRLRDEGIAFIGPNPEAIEAMGDKISSKKLAAEAGVSTVPGHMGLIETPDEAVNIAREIGYPVMIKASAGGGGKGIRVAHGDDDMAEGFAAVKAEAMAAFGDDRVFLEKFIVDPRHIEIQVLGDKHGHVVHLFERECSIQRRNQKVIEEAPSPLLDEQTRAAMGAQAVALAMAVNYDSAGTVEFVAGQDKSFFFLEMNTRLQVEHPVTELITGVDLVEQMIRSAWGEALAFGQDDLKIDGWAIESRIYAEDPYRGFLPSIGRLVRYEQPEEGEQDGYTVRNDSGVREGDEISMFYDPMIAKLCAWGPTRDAAVDGMARALEDTHLSGLGHNIPFLSAVMDQERFRSGNLSTSYIKDEFPDGFHGLTPVRRQTGILIAAGMAMHEIISEQAGYPSDRTDWIVLVDKAPHGVSLSYDEDEALLLAFTGGGHARLTEIDWRPGLPQFRAELDGEPFTAEVKRVADGFDIRHRAARARVRVMTPRAAEFFARLPEKQAADTSKLIQSPMPGLVVSVPVSVGQAVKTGETVAIIEAMKMQNILKAERDGVVKAVGAKAGDPVAADDVLVEFQ; this is translated from the coding sequence ATGTTCTCCAAAATCCTCATCGCCAACCGGGGCGAGATCGCGGTTCGGATCATCAAGACCTGCCGCAAGATGGGCATCCAGACTGTGCAGGTCTATTCGGAGGCCGACGCCGGGTCGCTGGCGGTCGAGATGGCCGACGAGGCGGTGCTGATCGGGCCGGCGCCTGCGGCGCAGTCCTATCTGCTTGCCGACAAGATCGTGGAGGCGGTGCGCCAAACGGGCGCGCAGGCCGTGCATCCGGGCTTCGGCTTCCTGAGCGAGAACGCGGGCTTCGCGCGGCGGTTGCGGGACGAGGGCATCGCCTTCATCGGGCCGAACCCGGAGGCCATCGAGGCCATGGGCGACAAGATCAGCTCCAAGAAGCTGGCGGCCGAGGCGGGGGTTTCGACCGTGCCGGGCCATATGGGCCTGATCGAGACGCCGGACGAGGCGGTGAATATCGCGCGTGAGATCGGCTATCCGGTGATGATCAAGGCCTCGGCCGGCGGCGGCGGCAAGGGCATCCGCGTGGCGCACGGCGACGACGACATGGCCGAGGGCTTCGCCGCCGTGAAGGCCGAGGCCATGGCCGCCTTCGGCGACGACCGGGTGTTCCTGGAAAAGTTCATCGTCGATCCGCGCCACATCGAGATCCAGGTGCTGGGCGACAAGCACGGCCATGTCGTCCACCTGTTCGAGCGTGAATGCTCGATCCAGCGCCGCAATCAGAAGGTCATCGAGGAGGCGCCGTCCCCCCTGCTGGACGAACAGACCCGCGCCGCCATGGGCGCGCAGGCCGTCGCCCTGGCCATGGCCGTGAACTACGATTCCGCCGGCACGGTCGAGTTCGTGGCCGGACAGGACAAGAGCTTCTTCTTCCTGGAGATGAACACCCGGCTGCAGGTCGAGCATCCGGTCACCGAACTGATCACCGGCGTCGATCTGGTGGAGCAGATGATCCGCTCGGCCTGGGGCGAGGCGCTGGCGTTCGGGCAGGACGACCTGAAGATCGACGGCTGGGCCATCGAAAGCCGCATCTACGCCGAGGACCCGTATCGCGGCTTCCTGCCCTCCATCGGCCGGCTGGTCCGCTATGAGCAGCCGGAGGAGGGCGAGCAGGACGGCTACACCGTCCGCAACGATTCCGGCGTGCGCGAGGGCGACGAGATCAGCATGTTCTACGACCCCATGATCGCCAAGCTGTGCGCCTGGGGACCGACGCGCGACGCGGCCGTGGACGGCATGGCGCGGGCGCTGGAGGACACGCACCTGTCGGGCCTGGGGCACAACATCCCCTTTCTGTCGGCGGTGATGGATCAGGAGCGGTTCCGCTCAGGCAATCTGTCGACCAGCTACATCAAGGACGAGTTCCCCGACGGCTTCCACGGCCTGACCCCCGTTCGTCGCCAGACAGGAATCCTGATCGCCGCCGGCATGGCCATGCACGAGATCATCAGCGAACAGGCGGGCTATCCGTCCGACCGCACCGACTGGATCGTGCTGGTGGACAAGGCGCCGCACGGCGTCAGCCTGAGCTACGACGAGGACGAGGCGCTGCTCCTGGCCTTCACCGGCGGCGGACATGCGCGGCTGACCGAGATCGACTGGCGGCCGGGCCTGCCGCAGTTCCGCGCCGAACTGGACGGCGAGCCGTTCACCGCCGAGGTGAAGCGCGTCGCCGACGGCTTCGACATCCGTCACCGGGCGGCCAGGGCGCGCGTGCGGGTTATGACCCCGCGTGCGGCCGAGTTCTTCGCCCGCCTGCCGGAGAAGCAGGCCGCCGACACCTCGAAGCTGATCCAATCGCCGATGCCGGGGCTGGTCGTCTCGGTGCCGGTCAGCGTCGGCCAGGCGGTCAAGACCGGAGAAACGGTCGCGATCATTGAAGCCATGAAAATGCAGAATATCTTGAAGGCCGAACGCGACGGCGTGGTGAAGGCCGTCGGCGCCAAGGCCGGCGACCCCGTGGCCGCCGACGACGTGCTTGTCGAATTCCAGTAA
- a CDS encoding type II toxin-antitoxin system death-on-curing family toxin, with product MWFPNVEDVRRIHFELVDVFEKSEDPISPPGVKSEGLLESACQRPHTGIGGVDKYKTLTEKTAALFHSLIKNHAFHNGNKRTALVAMLTSLHRNDKVLCRNVDDDLLYNFTLDVTADNFPDSNARNVDQIVIEISQWLSQNTEALDNRFGTTSANDFIKMSELAGARVKKTDGGRSFSINTDVGGVKFSKKTRTFAGPVVRNYLKKLGLTQVKSGLSAGEFKQGFMDEREEIYRYMAALQRLAKT from the coding sequence ATGTGGTTTCCTAATGTAGAAGATGTTCGTCGAATACACTTTGAGCTTGTAGATGTATTTGAAAAATCCGAAGATCCTATCTCGCCTCCAGGTGTGAAGAGCGAGGGGTTGCTAGAGTCTGCGTGTCAAAGGCCGCACACTGGGATTGGAGGTGTGGATAAGTACAAAACGCTTACCGAAAAAACCGCAGCTCTATTTCATAGCCTTATAAAAAATCACGCATTCCATAACGGAAACAAGAGAACTGCTCTCGTTGCTATGCTCACTTCTTTGCATAGAAATGACAAGGTTCTGTGCCGGAATGTAGATGATGATTTGCTATATAATTTCACGCTAGATGTGACCGCTGATAATTTTCCGGATAGCAATGCAAGAAATGTCGATCAGATTGTGATCGAAATTTCCCAATGGCTGTCTCAAAATACTGAGGCGCTAGACAATAGATTTGGCACAACATCTGCAAATGACTTCATCAAGATGTCGGAACTGGCGGGAGCTAGAGTGAAAAAAACCGACGGTGGACGGTCGTTTAGCATTAACACGGATGTTGGTGGTGTTAAGTTCAGTAAGAAAACTAGGACGTTTGCAGGTCCGGTCGTCAGAAATTATCTGAAAAAACTTGGTCTTACGCAAGTTAAGTCAGGTCTGTCGGCAGGTGAATTTAAGCAAGGGTTTATGGACGAGCGAGAAGAGATTTACCGCTACATGGCAGCGCTGCAGCGTTTGGCTAAGACCTGA
- a CDS encoding acyl-CoA carboxylase subunit beta, with protein sequence MSQSIIDELERRRAVARLGGGETRIAAQHAKGKLTARERIEVLLDEGSFEETDMFVEHRSHDFGMEKQRIPGDGVVTGRGTIGGRLVYVFSKDFTVFGGSLSGAHAAKIVKIQKMALTNGAPIIGLFDAGGARIQEGVESLAGYADIFLQNTLASGVIPQISVIMGPCAGGDVYSPAITDFIFMVKDTSYMYVTGPDVVKTVTNEVVSHEDLGGARVHAGKSGVADGAFENDLEALAEVRRLIGFLPLSNREKPPVRDSYDEPERDEPSLDTLVPANPNQPYDMKELIGKVVDEADFFEIGADFARNIVCGFGRLDGQPVGIVANQPQVLAGVLDIDSSRKAARFVRFCDAFHIPLVTLVDVPGFMPGTRQEYGGLIKHGAKLLFAYAEATVPKLTVITRKAYGGAYDVMSSKHLRGDVNYAWPSAEIAVMGAKGAVEIIFRKEAGDPDALADREAEYKERFANPFVAAGLGYIDDVIMPHGTRRRLVKALRTLKNKVQENPWKKHDNIPL encoded by the coding sequence ATGAGCCAGTCGATCATCGACGAACTGGAGCGCCGGCGCGCGGTCGCCCGGCTGGGCGGGGGCGAGACGCGCATCGCGGCCCAGCACGCCAAGGGCAAGCTGACGGCGCGCGAGCGGATCGAGGTGCTGCTGGACGAAGGCTCCTTTGAGGAAACCGACATGTTCGTGGAGCATCGCTCCCACGACTTCGGCATGGAAAAGCAGCGCATCCCCGGCGACGGCGTGGTGACCGGGCGCGGGACCATCGGCGGGCGGCTGGTCTATGTCTTCTCCAAGGACTTCACCGTCTTCGGCGGATCGCTGTCGGGGGCGCACGCGGCCAAGATCGTCAAGATCCAGAAGATGGCCCTGACCAACGGTGCGCCGATCATCGGCCTGTTCGACGCCGGCGGCGCGCGCATCCAGGAGGGTGTCGAGAGCCTGGCCGGCTATGCCGACATCTTTCTGCAGAACACGCTGGCCTCGGGCGTCATTCCGCAGATCAGCGTCATCATGGGCCCGTGCGCGGGCGGCGACGTCTATTCGCCCGCCATCACCGACTTCATCTTCATGGTGAAGGACACCTCCTACATGTACGTGACCGGCCCCGACGTGGTGAAGACCGTCACCAATGAGGTGGTCAGCCACGAGGACCTGGGCGGCGCCCGCGTTCACGCCGGCAAGTCGGGCGTGGCGGACGGCGCGTTCGAGAATGACCTTGAGGCCTTGGCCGAGGTGCGGCGCCTGATCGGCTTTCTGCCGCTGTCGAACCGCGAAAAGCCGCCGGTGCGCGACAGCTATGACGAGCCGGAGCGGGACGAGCCCAGCCTGGACACCCTGGTGCCCGCCAATCCCAACCAGCCCTACGACATGAAGGAACTGATCGGGAAGGTCGTGGACGAGGCCGACTTCTTCGAGATCGGCGCCGACTTCGCCCGCAATATCGTGTGCGGCTTCGGCCGGCTGGACGGCCAGCCGGTGGGCATCGTCGCCAACCAGCCGCAGGTGCTGGCCGGCGTGCTGGACATCGACAGCAGCCGCAAGGCCGCGCGCTTCGTGCGCTTCTGCGACGCCTTCCACATCCCGCTGGTGACGCTGGTGGACGTGCCCGGCTTCATGCCCGGCACGCGCCAGGAATACGGCGGCCTGATCAAGCACGGGGCCAAGCTGCTGTTCGCCTATGCCGAGGCCACCGTGCCCAAGCTGACGGTGATCACGCGCAAGGCCTATGGCGGCGCCTATGACGTGATGAGCTCCAAACACCTGCGCGGCGACGTCAACTACGCCTGGCCCTCGGCCGAGATCGCGGTGATGGGCGCCAAGGGGGCGGTCGAGATCATCTTCCGCAAGGAGGCCGGCGATCCTGACGCCTTGGCGGACCGCGAGGCCGAATACAAGGAGCGCTTCGCCAACCCGTTCGTGGCGGCGGGGCTGGGATACATCGACGACGTCATCATGCCGCACGGGACAAGGCGGCGGCTGGTGAAGGCGCTGCGGACGCTGAAGAACAAGGTCCAGGAGAACCCCTGGAAGAAGCACGACAATATTCCGTTGTGA